A window of the Haloarcula litorea genome harbors these coding sequences:
- a CDS encoding aldo/keto reductase gives MNYDTLGSSGVEVSQVGFGAWVVGTDWWGDRTREDAVEMVQHAVDRGVTYVDTGDVYGHGDSEELVGEALAEVRDEVTVSTKVGYDFYNNPQAGHGELPKKVTPEWIRTALDRSLDRLGMDHVELLMLHNANVDEVDEDVLETLDELREEGKVEAVGWALGPSIGWLAEGDAAVAEEFDALQTVFNVFEQTPGRHFVDTIRERDANTSIIARVPHSSGLLNEQVTPETELGEGDHRAHRPTEWYETGWEKLESIRFLERADPRSANGASGDQPRARDGERTMAQAAIQWLLYHDEVASVTPTFRTTDDVDEWAAAPDTPALSDDEYERVQALYEDNFGVDRDDGMDALRSSVGGEDLEGTGMKSAGD, from the coding sequence ATGAACTACGACACGCTCGGTTCGAGTGGCGTCGAGGTCTCGCAGGTCGGCTTCGGCGCGTGGGTCGTCGGCACCGACTGGTGGGGCGACCGCACCCGCGAGGACGCCGTCGAGATGGTCCAACACGCCGTCGACCGGGGCGTGACCTACGTCGACACCGGCGACGTGTACGGCCACGGCGACAGCGAGGAACTGGTCGGCGAGGCCCTCGCGGAAGTGCGGGACGAGGTGACCGTCTCGACGAAGGTCGGCTACGACTTCTACAACAACCCCCAGGCCGGCCACGGCGAACTCCCGAAGAAGGTGACGCCGGAGTGGATCCGCACGGCGCTTGACCGCTCGCTGGACCGCCTCGGGATGGACCACGTCGAGTTGCTGATGTTGCACAACGCCAACGTCGACGAGGTCGACGAGGACGTCCTGGAGACGCTGGACGAGCTCCGCGAGGAGGGGAAAGTCGAGGCCGTCGGCTGGGCGCTCGGCCCCTCGATCGGGTGGCTCGCGGAGGGCGACGCCGCCGTCGCCGAGGAGTTCGACGCGCTCCAGACGGTGTTCAACGTCTTCGAGCAGACGCCGGGCCGGCACTTCGTCGACACCATCCGCGAGCGGGACGCGAACACTTCCATCATCGCCCGCGTCCCCCACTCCTCTGGCCTGCTGAACGAGCAGGTCACGCCCGAGACGGAGTTGGGCGAGGGCGACCACCGCGCCCACCGGCCGACCGAGTGGTACGAGACCGGCTGGGAGAAGCTGGAGAGCATCCGGTTCCTGGAACGCGCGGACCCGCGGTCCGCGAACGGCGCGAGCGGTGACCAGCCGCGAGCGCGTGACGGCGAGCGCACGATGGCCCAGGCCGCCATCCAGTGGCTCCTCTATCACGACGAGGTCGCGTCGGTCACGCCCACCTTCCGGACGACCGACGACGTCGACGAGTGGGCGGCCGCGCCGGACACGCCCGCCCTCTCGGACGACGAGTACGAGCGCGTCCAGGCGCTGTACGAGGACAACTTCGGCGTCGACCGCGACGACGGGATGGACGCCCTGCGGTCGTCCGTCGGCGGCGAGGACCTGGAGGGCACCGGGATGAAGTCCGCCGGCGACTGA
- the pspAB gene encoding PspA-associated protein PspAB, producing MGLLDGLKSVLGVKAEADATREADPEDLFGMSTAYVTMEADLGYVPTGDAALCFGDVDSTDFRDARDEVETILEAGAEETGTTAEFTEDDHGYRWVVLHDEDFEDLVTSIHFAADTLIERRYGSRLLAALFAFEDERTGDLVYWVYSFRRGAYYPFAPHPDEDHERDSTAEMKLENMLDGELSVEGDKEYWYPLWPDRAGDHPWE from the coding sequence ATGGGACTGCTGGACGGACTCAAGAGCGTCCTCGGGGTGAAGGCAGAGGCCGACGCCACCCGCGAGGCCGACCCGGAGGACCTGTTCGGGATGTCGACGGCCTACGTGACGATGGAGGCCGACCTCGGCTACGTCCCGACGGGCGACGCGGCCCTCTGTTTCGGCGACGTAGACAGCACGGACTTCCGGGACGCCAGAGACGAGGTCGAGACCATCCTCGAGGCCGGCGCGGAGGAGACCGGGACGACGGCCGAGTTCACCGAGGACGACCACGGCTACCGCTGGGTCGTCCTCCACGACGAGGACTTCGAGGACCTCGTGACCTCCATCCACTTCGCCGCCGACACGCTCATCGAGCGCCGCTACGGCTCGCGCCTGCTGGCGGCGCTGTTCGCCTTCGAGGACGAGCGGACCGGCGATCTGGTCTACTGGGTGTACTCCTTCCGCCGGGGGGCGTACTACCCCTTCGCCCCCCACCCCGACGAGGACCACGAACGGGACTCGACGGCGGAGATGAAACTGGAGAACATGCTCGACGGCGAACTCAGCGTCGAGGGCGACAAGGAGTACTGGTACCCGCTGTGGCCCGACCGCGCGGGCGACCACCCGTGGGAGTGA
- the radA gene encoding DNA repair and recombination protein RadA, which yields MSASEDLEDLPGVGPATAEKLKDNGFDSYQGIAVASPGELSNTADIGESSAADIINAAREAADIGGFETGSTVLERREQIGKLSWSVDEVDDLLGGGVETQSITEVYGEFGAGKSQVTHQLAVNVQLPAEHGGLEGGAIFIDSEDTFRPERIEQMVKGHEDDVLEDTLVLHGVADEDEADPTDEAQLDDLVEAVLDNIHVAKAFNSNHQILLAEKAQEIASETQDDEFPVRLLAVDSLTAHFRAEYVGRGELAERQQKLNKHLHDLMRVGDLNNTAVVVTNQVASNPDSFFGDPTQPIGGNILGHTSTFRIYLRKSKGDKRIVKLVDAPNLPDGEAVMRVEEGGLMNE from the coding sequence ATGTCCGCAAGCGAGGACCTCGAAGACCTGCCGGGCGTCGGCCCGGCGACAGCGGAGAAGCTCAAAGACAACGGGTTCGACTCCTACCAGGGGATCGCCGTCGCCTCCCCCGGCGAGCTGTCGAACACGGCCGACATCGGCGAGTCCTCGGCCGCCGACATCATCAACGCCGCCCGCGAGGCCGCCGACATCGGCGGCTTCGAGACCGGGTCGACGGTCCTGGAGCGGCGCGAACAGATCGGCAAGCTCTCCTGGAGCGTCGACGAGGTCGACGACCTGCTGGGCGGCGGCGTCGAGACCCAGTCGATCACCGAGGTGTACGGCGAGTTCGGGGCCGGCAAGTCCCAGGTGACCCACCAGCTGGCCGTCAACGTCCAGCTCCCCGCCGAACACGGTGGCCTGGAGGGCGGCGCGATCTTCATCGACTCCGAGGACACGTTCCGCCCCGAGCGGATCGAGCAGATGGTCAAGGGCCACGAGGACGACGTCCTCGAGGACACCCTCGTTCTCCACGGCGTCGCCGACGAGGACGAGGCCGACCCGACCGACGAGGCCCAGCTCGACGACCTCGTCGAGGCGGTGCTTGACAACATCCACGTCGCGAAGGCGTTCAACTCCAACCACCAGATCCTGCTGGCCGAGAAGGCCCAGGAGATCGCCAGCGAGACCCAGGACGACGAGTTCCCGGTCCGGCTGCTCGCGGTGGACTCGCTGACCGCGCACTTCCGCGCGGAGTACGTCGGCCGCGGCGAACTCGCCGAGCGCCAGCAGAAGCTCAACAAACACCTCCACGACCTGATGCGGGTCGGCGACCTCAACAACACCGCCGTCGTCGTCACCAACCAGGTCGCCTCCAACCCCGACTCCTTCTTCGGGGACCCGACCCAGCCCATCGGCGGGAACATCCTGGGCCACACCTCCACGTTCCGGATCTACCTCCGGAAGTCCAAGGGCGACAAGCGGATCGTCAAGCTCGTCGACGCGCCGAACCTCCCCGACGGCGAGGCCGTGATGCGCGTCGAAGAGGGCGGCCTGATGAACGAGTAA
- a CDS encoding NAD-dependent epimerase/dehydratase family protein yields the protein MSETALVTGGRGRSGRWICDRLAGDYDVVCVDLDHPGWEVAEREHVTFRAADVTDGAEVRDLVSEFDPDAVVHWAALPAPERHAGSRVFETNVTGVYNVLDAAGRADADVVWASSESAYGMAFAEETPLPAYLPVDEAHPMAPEDPYGVSKVAGEEVAKTVARRDGVSVVSARPSWIQYPGEYNCRAVADGDLAGGAGNCWSYVDVRDVADFVAAALAADVDGHEAFHVAAADNYLDRPTAAAVEEFWGELPAECELDGDQSALSTAKARGLLEWEPRHSWREAADADVEPPSLLAE from the coding sequence ATGTCAGAGACAGCTCTCGTCACGGGCGGGCGCGGCCGCTCCGGGCGGTGGATCTGCGACCGCCTCGCCGGCGACTACGACGTCGTCTGTGTCGACCTCGACCACCCCGGCTGGGAGGTCGCCGAGCGCGAGCACGTCACCTTCCGGGCGGCGGACGTGACCGACGGCGCGGAGGTCCGTGACCTCGTGAGCGAGTTCGACCCGGACGCGGTCGTCCACTGGGCGGCCCTCCCAGCGCCGGAGCGCCACGCCGGCTCCCGCGTGTTCGAGACGAACGTCACCGGCGTCTACAACGTCCTTGACGCCGCCGGGCGAGCGGACGCGGACGTGGTGTGGGCCTCCTCGGAGAGCGCCTACGGGATGGCCTTCGCCGAGGAGACGCCGCTGCCGGCCTATCTCCCCGTCGACGAGGCCCACCCGATGGCCCCCGAGGACCCCTACGGCGTCTCGAAGGTGGCCGGCGAGGAGGTGGCGAAGACGGTCGCGCGCCGCGACGGCGTCTCCGTGGTGTCGGCCCGCCCCTCCTGGATCCAGTACCCCGGGGAGTACAACTGTCGGGCCGTCGCCGACGGGGACCTCGCCGGCGGCGCGGGCAACTGCTGGTCGTACGTCGACGTCCGGGACGTGGCCGACTTCGTGGCGGCGGCGCTGGCCGCCGACGTGGACGGCCACGAGGCGTTCCACGTCGCGGCCGCCGACAACTACCTCGACCGTCCCACGGCCGCGGCCGTCGAGGAGTTCTGGGGCGAGCTGCCGGCGGAGTGCGAGCTCGACGGCGACCAGTCGGCGCTCTCGACGGCGAAAGCGCGGGGCCTGCTGGAGTGGGAACCGCGCCACTCCTGGCGCGAGGCCGCCGACGCCGACGTGGAGCCGCCCTCGCTGCTGGCGGAGTGA
- a CDS encoding 60S ribosomal export protein NMD3, whose translation MSRSGAFCPECGDEIAEPPEDRPDLPGARDSQRVLCDACYFERFDLVDAPDRVQVRVCSRCGAVHEGNRWVDVGAEDYTDVAVDQVSDALGVHVDAQSVAWQVAPEQVDPNTIRMHAEFSGVVRETPVTEQVTVPVKISRETCKRCGKIAGGSFASIVQVRADDRVPTDEELERAEEIAREYVADREATGDRNAFITEAKQVDDGLNMKISTTQMGQGIAKRITAQLGGSYSDSKRLVSEDEDGQKLYRMTYAVRLPRYRPGEIIDPEDGDGPVLVRSVQGNLKGVRLATGDAYEARFEDGQAPDAERLGFRADGQPTTLVAVEDANAVQVLDPETFASETVPRPDYLDTDADEVPVFKSRAGLHVLPGEGT comes from the coding sequence ATGAGTCGCTCCGGCGCGTTCTGCCCCGAGTGTGGCGACGAGATCGCCGAGCCACCCGAGGACCGGCCGGACCTGCCCGGCGCGCGGGACTCCCAGCGGGTGCTGTGTGACGCCTGTTACTTCGAGCGGTTCGACCTCGTGGACGCCCCCGACCGCGTGCAGGTGCGGGTCTGCTCGCGGTGTGGCGCGGTCCACGAGGGGAACCGCTGGGTCGACGTCGGCGCGGAAGACTACACCGACGTGGCCGTCGACCAGGTCAGCGACGCCCTGGGGGTCCACGTCGACGCCCAGTCGGTCGCCTGGCAGGTCGCCCCCGAGCAGGTCGACCCCAACACCATCCGGATGCACGCGGAGTTCTCCGGCGTCGTCCGGGAGACACCCGTCACCGAGCAGGTGACCGTGCCGGTGAAGATCTCCCGGGAGACCTGCAAGCGCTGCGGGAAGATCGCCGGCGGCTCCTTCGCCAGCATCGTCCAGGTGCGGGCCGACGACCGCGTCCCGACCGACGAGGAACTGGAGCGGGCCGAGGAGATCGCCCGCGAGTACGTCGCCGACCGGGAGGCCACCGGCGACCGCAACGCCTTCATCACCGAGGCCAAGCAGGTCGACGACGGGCTGAACATGAAGATCTCGACGACCCAGATGGGACAGGGCATCGCCAAGCGCATCACCGCCCAGCTGGGCGGCTCGTACTCCGACTCGAAGCGACTGGTCAGCGAGGACGAGGACGGCCAGAAGCTCTACCGGATGACCTACGCCGTCCGCCTGCCCCGCTACCGGCCCGGCGAGATCATCGACCCCGAGGACGGCGACGGGCCGGTGCTGGTGCGCTCGGTCCAGGGGAACCTCAAGGGGGTCCGGCTGGCGACCGGCGACGCCTACGAGGCCCGCTTCGAGGACGGCCAGGCCCCCGACGCCGAGCGCCTTGGCTTTCGCGCGGACGGCCAGCCGACGACGCTGGTCGCCGTCGAGGACGCCAACGCCGTGCAGGTGTTAGACCCCGAGACGTTCGCGAGCGAGACGGTCCCCCGACCCGACTACCTCGACACCGACGCCGACGAGGTGCCCGTGTTCAAGAGCCGCGCCGGCCTCCACGTCCTGCCCGGCGAGGGGACGTAG
- a CDS encoding SHOCT domain-containing protein: MSENWFPSLPSPVRARLREAVALLPVFVALSTLFVAVLQVINGLPAESVAETLAVGLLLATPVTALLVWPTPAAVPDLSLGSGQPASDDADGPVAALRDRYARGEIDRETFEERLDDLLATEDALGEADEDATDEAERDPVAERG, encoded by the coding sequence ATGTCCGAAAACTGGTTCCCCTCGCTCCCGTCACCGGTCCGGGCGCGCCTCCGCGAAGCCGTCGCGCTCCTCCCGGTGTTCGTCGCCCTCTCGACGCTGTTCGTCGCGGTGTTGCAGGTCATCAACGGCCTGCCGGCCGAGAGCGTCGCCGAGACCCTCGCCGTCGGACTGCTGCTGGCGACGCCGGTGACGGCGCTGCTCGTGTGGCCGACCCCGGCGGCCGTCCCCGACCTCTCGCTCGGCAGCGGCCAGCCGGCGTCCGACGACGCCGACGGCCCCGTCGCGGCGCTGCGGGACCGCTACGCCCGCGGCGAGATCGACCGCGAGACCTTCGAGGAGCGCCTCGACGACCTGCTGGCGACGGAGGACGCCCTCGGCGAGGCGGACGAAGACGCGACCGACGAGGCCGAACGCGACCCGGTGGCCGAGCGCGGGTGA
- the htpX gene encoding zinc metalloprotease HtpX, which produces MQWQTDWGLRGRMALTMFLLFGLYIVFLGFIALYFRGRLLPVLLVMGVFLGAQFFFSDKLALYSMGASEVSPEEYPDLHRKVERLAQQADLPKPTVAVADSRVPNAFATGRSKKSAAVCVTTGIVNTLDDDELEGVIAHELAHIKNRDVMVMTIASFLSTIAFLIVRWGWLFAGGRDRGGGNQAPVIVAILASLVVWIVSFLLIRALSRYREFAADRGGAAITGQPSALASALMKLDSRMDKVPKEDLRSQSEMNAFFIVPIDVGWIGRLFRTHPTTEKRVERLRNLDRDLESR; this is translated from the coding sequence ATGCAGTGGCAAACCGACTGGGGACTCCGGGGCCGGATGGCCCTGACGATGTTCCTCCTGTTCGGCCTGTATATCGTCTTCCTGGGCTTCATCGCGCTGTACTTCAGGGGTCGGCTGCTGCCGGTCCTCCTCGTGATGGGCGTGTTCCTCGGCGCGCAGTTCTTCTTCAGCGACAAGCTCGCGCTGTACTCGATGGGAGCCAGCGAGGTCTCCCCCGAGGAGTACCCGGACCTCCACCGGAAGGTCGAACGGCTCGCCCAGCAGGCCGACCTCCCGAAGCCGACGGTCGCGGTCGCTGACTCCCGCGTGCCCAACGCCTTCGCCACCGGCCGCTCGAAGAAGTCGGCGGCGGTCTGCGTGACGACGGGCATCGTGAACACGCTCGACGACGACGAGCTGGAGGGGGTCATCGCCCACGAACTCGCCCACATCAAGAACCGCGACGTGATGGTGATGACCATCGCCTCGTTCCTCTCGACGATCGCCTTCCTGATCGTCCGCTGGGGGTGGCTGTTCGCCGGCGGCCGGGACCGCGGCGGCGGTAACCAGGCCCCGGTCATCGTCGCCATCCTCGCCTCGCTGGTGGTGTGGATCGTCTCGTTCCTGCTCATCCGCGCGCTCTCCCGGTACCGGGAGTTCGCGGCCGACCGCGGCGGGGCAGCCATCACCGGCCAGCCCTCGGCGCTGGCCTCGGCCCTGATGAAGCTGGACAGCCGGATGGACAAGGTCCCCAAGGAGGACCTCCGTAGCCAGTCCGAGATGAACGCGTTCTTCATCGTCCCCATCGACGTGGGCTGGATCGGCCGGCTGTTCCGGACCCACCCGACCACCGAGAAGCGCGTCGAGCGGCTCCGGAACCTCGACCGGGACCTGGAGAGCCGGTAG